The genome window tcttccaaatggatgcaaagaaattatatttattatacttTGTATAGCATCTGTATGATTACAATATATAACAGGCAGAATGAAACGGAGAAATTAGTTTATATAGCGTAAATTTCTCTAAGTGGATAGGCAGGTGCACTTCTTCTTATATGGTATGACTGAAGCGCAGTGTTAATGTTAGTTCTAGTAATGTAACTGCAAAGGAGATGTGTGATTTATCTTTTATCTTAGTGTCTGTTTAAAACCCACTTAGTAAATGATCAAAACACAACTAGTTGGAAATGCAATTAGTGTATTTTTAGTTGGTGAAAACTACTTTGGGTTATGgcaattgaaaataattttaagagctGTATGGACAAAGAAAAAATTAGATACCACATTTAAGTTTGTACCGTGGCAGAATTTAAAAGTAAtctgatttttcagtttcattacaCTCAGCCTTCAGATACTTTCAGCACACCCTGCTCCCTAGGAAAATCCCCAGCTGCTTGCTAGGCTCTTGTTTTTCTCATGGATGTAGTTTAAGGCTATGAGAAAGACTTAAATTTGCTGCCCTAAGGATGAAGAATAACAGGTTGTTACCTGTGGTGTTATCCTTCGTCACAGCTTTTTCCCTTAATCTTTGAACATCCTGCAGTATAAaattttctctacctcttcctAGGACTCTGCCTGCTCCGTTCCCATCCTTCTCCCTGAAGGGCTCGTGTCAGGAGCTGTAGCGGGGATGGAGATGAAGGCAGACAAGGTGGAATAGAGCTCTTAGCTGGTAGAAGCTGTGGCTTTCCCAAGCCTTTGTAGACATTCTCCTCCTGCTCTGGCTCCACCTCAAACCTAAATCAAACATAGAAAGAACCAGGAGAGGGATATACAGTATTCTGTGGCTGTGAGGAAATTCCCTTCCACTCTGAAGTGAACACACTTAACTCATGGAGAGAAGCTCTCTTTGGGATTCTGATGGATTCTGGTTTGGACTTAAACATCTCAACCAGAGAAACTTTTTATTATGCAGATTCCAAACCTTTTCATTCTGCCTGACAGAATGGAGAGTCACACTTCCATATTTCATGAAAGCATCCTGACTGGTGGTTTGCCTCTCATTCTGAGGATGAAGCGGTTTCACACCAAtatagttgtggggttttttattattgcGCTTTGGACTGGGAAAACTTTCTAATGGGAAATAATTCATTTAGTTCCCTCACTGGGGGAAATGTCAGGTTCTAGCGATTAAACTGATCAACAAGTTAGTCCACCTGTGGTGTTTAAAGGTCCTTCTCTTTGCTGTTGACCAAAAGTTTCATCCAGAATTTAATTAATGTAAAAGCTACTGCAGAGGCTTTCACAACTCTCTGAAAGTCATACAACAAAGGACAGTAAACGGTTTTCTTTAAATTGCCAGATGACTTACAGCTATCATTGTCAGTGCGTTGCTTTCCATTCCAAACAGGTTATGAGCTTCATGGTGTGGAAAACTTACCAGAAGGACCGGGCATTCTTGTGTATTACCATGGAGCTATTCCTATAGACTACCTTTACTTTTTGTCTAGGCTGTTTCTCTGGAAGAAAAGACTTTGTCTGTCAGTCGCTGATCATTTTGTCTTTCGTTTACCAGGTAAGAACATATTCTCTTGTACTTAAGCATGCTGGATTTACCTAGCCTGTTAGTGGTTTTGGTGAAACTTACATTTATTACACTTTCAAGaaagcttttaaactgaaagactgcTTTTAGACTTTTAAACTAAAAGCTGGTAGATGCAGATGGGCAAACAGGGTAGAACATCCTGTCTTTTAGGTGAAAGGTCATAAAAATGCTGGTAGACCCTCCAAAGGGAGCCTCCAAATAGACATTATATAATCCTGTTGGGATGAAACGTCATGCCTCAGTAGAAAGTGTAGGATGGGACTATATTATTGACCTAATGCTGGCTGGTCAGCAATGGGCCGTGAGGGCAGAAGAGCCCAGTAAAGGGGAGGGCCCTCTACACTGAGTAGCTATTGCAGTAGGATATGACATCAAATCTATCTTTTGACCAAAGCCTGGAGTAGGGCACAAAACTTGTTTGTAGATTCTGCTGTTGAAAAGAGCTCTGTAATACTGACCACAGAATATTCAACACATTGTAAACCGAGACAGAAATACGTAATTCCTTGTGAAAAGGAGAAGATACAGAAAAGCCAACCTCATTTGTTTTTAGAAGAACAAGGTATAAAGAAGGAGCATTCAGAAGGAATAGCATGGAGATTATTTAAAGACACCTTTACACCacttatattaaaaattattataatactAAAGAGTGAGTGAGGCTATTTAAAAGTTGAAGGACATGCTTCAGAAAAGGAAGTTGTgttcaaacactgaaaacaaagagcATAAACTCAAGTAAGTTTGATGCAAGAACATATTGTGGCATCCCTAGAAAGATGGTAAGGAAGAATTTGCTAAAGGCATACTTAGTAAATACTGTGTAGTACTAAACACATCAGAAGCATGAAGTCATCAAGAGATGACTGGCTTTTAAGAGGACCTCTAAAGGAAGGTAAAGCTTAGCAGAATGTTGCAAAGGAGTCTTCTTTTTTAAGGGATAAATGAGAGGGAACTGTTTCAAATTGAAGTGTCCGTAGCACAGATTTTTATTACAAATGTACAGCAAACTATAGTCAAGACAAAGCAACACTCTCATCTGTGCAATTTTTCTGGACTATTGATGCGCATGTAATATATTGCATGAATTATGTTCATGCTAGAGGAACAGAAGGTGGGAAATATATGGTATCAACCTATAAAAAGGCTACCAAAAAGGCATCTGGTAAAAAAGACGACAAATAATGGAGATTAGGCCTCCCCATTTGCTGCATTAGTAGAAAATGTGGTTAAAAGTAATAGAATGAGTGAAACTTCTCCCTAACCTTCTCTTGCTGTACCATACTTACCTGCTTTTTGCAGAGAAATGTTGCATTTCACagatcatttttttaaagaacgcTTCTGAGCATATGCTGAACCTCAATCTGTTGGATTAATTACAGTTATAGGAGGAGTCTTCTTGTGAATGAATAACTGTTTAAAAGGTAGGAAATAAAGGGTAGAAATAAATAGCTCATTTTCACGAAGAAACAGAATTCACCAGGTATACCGACAAAAATCAGTGCTGGAACCTATATTGTTCAAAATAATCATAATCTAGACGAGTAGTGAGGTTACAGAGCTTTACACTGGCCATTTTTTTTCAAGGCAGTAAAAGCCCACACAGGGAGCACTGAATCACTGGCTGATTAAATGGCAGATGAAACTCAGCATTAGTTATAATGCAgtgcagaagttaaaaaaagaaaaaaagaaacccaagttTAAAGACATaaattttaaacactttaaaGTTTCTAGATGACATTAGGAATATGTCAGCTTAAGTCTCAGCAATTGCCGAAAGGCAAACAGAATTTTAGGCTTagcatgaaaaagaagaaacaaaataccaTTATGTACTCAAAATGCATGTGGTGCCCACGTCTTCAGTACTGTGTGGAATTCTGGTCTCCCCATCTCAGAAAAGCTGCGAAATAATAAGGATACAAAGAAGGACAAGGATAAGGCATGGCTTCCTTTGAAAAGTCAGTACCTAGGATAGAAGTTTTGCGTGATTGAGGGATATAAAACTCTGTGTGACCTGGCAAAGGGGGATAAGAAGTGATAATACATTAATGCGATACATCATAATTCTTAACAGGCAAAAGTTTGAAAGCCACGCAAAGGAAGAACCTGTTCACTTAATAAGGATATGGCATTCCTGGCTGCAGGATAAAACAGGAATTCATATGAGTTCACAATGTGATTAAACAAAGTCAACATCTGTCTTTGGCAGAAAGATTTATTAAACACGATGCCTTGAATAAGTTTAAATACAATTCAATTTCAAGATGCGGCACTGtgttttccactgttttccaAAGTTTCTGTTGCAGACCTTTGTCAAAGGTGCAGTGCTAGACCCCAGTTCTGGCGGTCCATAGCTGCTGTTtgcatttattgatataaacaatttcttttcaaacCATGCTGTTGGAACAGTGAATTTGAAGACTTGTGTGCTGAAGCTCTCTATGGGAGTTCCAAACGGATCGATTCAAAATGTGAAGATAATATAAGAAAGCATAGGGTGCTTCTGTGGTTCTCAGTCTTTTGGAGAAATCCCAattatggaaagaaaggaaggagattcACCAAACTGTTCATGCACTTCTGAAACTGCCTGCTAACTTCTGCCATTCATGTGTCTTAAGAGTCATACAGCAGTCCAATTTAACCCACGTAGTTTGCAATTTAATCACAAAATACTAAATTTAACAACTCAAAACGTCCACGTTTAAAATGTTAAGcatcacattttaaaacaacacTAAAAATAGTTGCTTTTCAGGTATGTATTTTTGTAGTAATCCTTATTGTACTAAAATGTTATATTtctctattaaaatatttaaaaaggaggagggaggaatagatgtttattttcagatttctagCTATGATGCACAAGTTTCGATTGCATGGATGGTGTTTTGATAATTAAGGAAAATAGCATGTGGAGGCATTAGTTTATTGAGATGCTCCTGATAAGCTGGTTCATCTTCACAACATTTGGGCAAAAAAGCTGTCACGTATTTGTCATTTTGCCAATATTTACTTTGTAGGCGTTTTACTTCCCTCGTACAAATTTGCCTTAAACTAAATATATAGCTATTAGATTTTCATTTAGCTGTAATCTTGTTCGTACATGCAAGCAGTATTTGTGATACGCATTTGCTACTTACTTATTGCAGGACTTAAATTATTATTGGAAGTGACGGGTGTTATGCCAGGTACAAGGGAGGAATGTCTCATTGCACTGAAGAATGGACACTTGGTGTCCATCTCACCAGGTGGAGTTAGAGAAGCATTATTCAGTGACGAAAGTTATCAACTCCTGTGGGGAAACCgaaaaggctttgctcaggtcgcTTTAGATGCAAAAGTGGTGAGTACTATGTTACCAATCCCAGTTTATGCTTATTGCATACATGCTTCATTATAAAATACAGCTTAAGAGTGTTTGTTGGAAAACCTTCCAGACAGAAGTAGTAGTTCAGGAgtaaagatttcttttccttttcccaccaTTTTCCTCAAGCACATTAATCCACAGGGAGCAAGGGTTTTATAGAATTGTATAGCTTTTTCTTGATGGTATCCATCAAGAAAGGCATCCATCTCTACAGCTCCATGTCTACAGTTCCATCATGCAGGCATCCAATTTCTTTTCTTGACTGTTATTTCAGGAATCTTCACTGGGGTCCCTTCTTGATATTGCTGTCTTTTTTCTCATCCTACTAGACTGGACTCATCCTACTAGACTTTTAGCCTAGATCTGTACCTTACATCTACATACACAGTCATTTTCTTATGGCTCTTTAATGTGTTATccttatctttctttcttctcatacATTCTGGGAAGGTCCAGGATTTTGTTCTTACCCTTACTTCATGTTTGTGAAAGATTGCATCGACTAACACAAGATGTGTCTGTATCAGTGCCTGAATTTGAGTTATGTGTGCACTTTTGAAACAGTTTTTCCATCTCCCTCCCTTACCATGCTTTCATTCACATCATGGAATGTGTTAGAATACTGGAGCTGCATTCCTTTTGGATGAAACTAAACCAGAAGTGGGACCTAATACTCTCCAGCTGCAAAGAGGCATTCAGTCAGTGGTACCAGACAATAATCAGTTCTACATAAAAACAGTGCACTGAAATATGTTCAGTGCTGATGTCAGATCCTCAGCATCCTCTAGGGATGTGCTTCTGTTGCTTTGCACTCCACTCCTGTACACTTGGCCGCAGTTTCAGTTGTATTTTCTAGATGGATGATGATCTACAAATACAAACTTCTACCATTGGCTCTGGCTTCTTCCATCTAATTCCACATGTGAGACTGTTTCTCTGATACAGTCTCTGGGAGATAATTTTGTTTGGGATGGCATAGAGCTGAAAGAGCAGCAACCCTGTCTTTTTCCTACTTGCCACTTCCCATCATCATCACCACTAGAGATGAGTTTTCTGTCTTAATTTAGACTTAGCATACCTAGCGCTCTTTGAGTCTGACAATACTGGTACACATCCAGGCTTCATCTGTTCTGTCAtgggctttctgctgctttatCATGAATTGCACAACcatcatttttctttacattcttACGAACATCTTCTCAATTGCGGTGCTCTTGTTTGGCCTTCTGCATAAATGTAATCCTTTTCTGTCTATATAGGAGAATCTGAACAGGGAGTTGAGTTCTTCCCATAAAACTTGAATTTCTTACCAGCCCTTTCAGGTTTTTGTGCAGTTATATCTCGTTCTTACCCCATCCAGTTTGTTGCTTCTCAAACTTTGCTTTGGTCTCTTGTGCTAAAGCTCCTACTACGAAGTACCTAAGGCTGCAAAATGAACGCTTTGGGGTGATATTTCTTCACAACTTCACCTGTCTCTGTGGGGACAGATCTTGTGGAGAGTTAATTAAACACTAGAATAAATTTAGGGGCATTGACCCGATGGATAAAGTAATTTTAGGCTGGGAATCTTATTTCTACCTCTTTGTCTTCTTTGTGGCCTTTTAAAAGTCAGGTTTTGTGTGCTCCTGTTCCCCCTCCTGTCACAATACTTCATAAGTTGTATGGGCCTGTATACCGCCACTACTAGGAAAATATCAGAATGTGAATATGATAAACCCATTCAAATTCATATGGGCATGTTGAATTCCTTTGTAGTCTTCCCTCctatatattaatttaataatataCTCAAACAGTTAGAAAGAGGTGTCACTTTAACAACTTGACCAATTTTCTAATCATTTTGTTTTCGTATCTGTCTTTCAAGCTACTTCAAACATTTGAACAATCTGTTGCCAGATGTTTTCACTTCACTTGGAATGTTAAAGTGTTATTCTACAATGtaataagttttctttttaaataaaaatggaatttaaaaatctGAGTGCCCTTAATATAGAGTGCCACCCTGATCAGAACACATCACAAAATTCCTTGCTAGTAATCATCTTAATCTTTCCAGTCTTCCATAATTTTGAAGCACGTGAAAATAGCTGAATAGTAGTACCTAAAATTGTTTGCACCTTCTGTTGAcactgtttgtggttttttttttttatttaattaattggGTATTCATTGAGGATAAGGTTCTAGCAGTGTGAAAGGTTCTTGTGGTCGTTTGGTAAAACAGTTACTACATAGGATTATCTGTTACCTGGAGGGCAGAGGGAATATTTTCTCCTTTGACACCTACTAGCCTGAGCTCCCCTTCATTGTGAGTGCTGCTGGCTCTCCTATCACTTATTATTGCACTCATTGACAGTTGGTTGTTTTAATGATCAGGAGGTCTGCCTGGATCCCAGGACGGTGGGCATCACTTAATTAGCTTGCAGGCTCCACTGAATTTTGGGCAGCCGGTATTTCTCTGGAAATCTGTGATCAGACACACCTTAGATAACTGCACAGGGTGGGCAATATTAACCTCATCTACCATTTCTTATATAAAGTTAGGCCCATAGTAGTAACTGGATTCCATCTTTTGACAAATCTGGAGTTTGATTGTTTGTTCTTGCTGCATCCTTTTCAATACTGGCCAATCCAGTCTTGTAGGTTGACTGAAGACTGGGGATAGACTTATCTAAATATCAGAACTTGCTCTATAATGTAGCGGTTCATGTATGTTTTGCTAATACTTACTTGGATCCTGGATGAGGGCAAGAGAGGACTAGAAGTGCCTTGCTTTGAATTTATTCTGCATACAGTGTAGCCATCAACCAAAGAACCACACACACTTTACAGTATTCATAATGACTACATGGTGGTTCGTAACCCGCCACAAGTGACTCGAATGGGGATTTCCAGACAAAAATGACTTTATATATGAATAGACACTCCCATTCTTATAATGTTATGGAAGTTCAACAGTTCTTCCACTGAAAAAGTTGAATTAAAGCAAACAAGGAATAGTTTCTGCTTCAGTCCTTGCCTGCAGGTGTCCACATTCAGTTTGCACTTCATCTTGTATAACTACTCTGCTTACTTAGGGTCAGAGAAGGAGATTGTTACTATTTAATGTAATGTTCTGACTCAATGAACTTCTGAGACATATGTTTGTCTCAGGTGAATTTATGTAGGCCAGGGGCCTGAGCTTCAGAAATACCCTCTGTTTCTGGCTGGAGTTTGACAGGCTTAATGGGGAGGAGTCATCGTTTCTGAATTCTGCATTTTATCTGTGCCAAAAATTTGGTTAAAATCTAGTTAGGTAAAAGATAAACAGGGACTACAGTttataaaattctttaaaaatataataactcCACGCACCAGTACACGCTGGGGGTTGACCAGTATGTGCAGGGTGTTGGGACCAGTCCAGAGGTCCCCTTCAACTTCGTtgtcctgtgattctgtgattttcaagCTGGCCAGGTGTGATCCAGCTCAGTTCCAGCACAGCAAATCTAAATCTGGGGGTTACTTGCAGCTCTCTCTGATCATGTTGCTTTACAGACACAAGATTTTATGTGTGTACCTGTTTTTATCAGCTTAGGGACTGAATGCTGCCACACACTCTGCACTTCATTGCCTGATCATTGTATGCAAGTAACTTTTGTAGCTGCCAGATTTCTTTATAGCCTAAGATAAGTTTCTCTTGCACTGTTCCtaaaattttaagtgttttgtcTGTATGATAGGTGGgtttcaaacattttaaatgttagaTATACAGTATTCAACCAATAGCTGAAGCTGTGTGGTATTTTTAGTGTCCAGTAATTGGatgcttttaaaagatgttactgatcattttttaagaatttatttctaaaaattttcCATAATTTCTCATTCTGAAGGGTTTACTATTACAATTTTATGTATGTTTGATATTTTTGTTATCTGtcagttttttttccttgaaatggtTTCCATCGCTTTGAGTTCTTTATTAGGCTCTAGTTAGGtctcttttgtgcttcttttctcCTCGCCCTGTGGTTTCTGTTCTGTGGTAGTGATTATTAACAGCATAAAGGGGTTCTTTCGTTACCTTCTAGACAAGTCATTCCAACAACATGCTCAAAATACGGTTTCAATAAAAACGAAAAGGGAcaatagagggggaaaaagtcaaTGTACGTATGGATAAAATCACTGTTAGTTTGTTTACAAACTATGAAATCTTACCCCAGGCTGTAAGATGTGACTGTTTCAAGTTCAGCTATCTCAAGTGTCTTTCTTTTAAGTCACAATAATGAAGTGAACTTGTTCTGTAGCTGCCTCAGGATCTGCCCTCCAGAAGGTGTGTAGTCCAGGTCAATGAGGACGTACAAATGCCTTATTTGTCCAAGGgatctgcagaattttttttcgCCACTGGGGTGCTATCCAAATATTACTGCTTCAGTGAGACCTTACTTTGGGAAGCGGATGAGATGAGCCAAACGTGAATGTCTGCTTGCTTTCTGCAAGACTTTATGAGCTGAAAACTTTCCTATTCACCACACATGATGTAAGCTTTAGACAGAGAAACTGCAAAACTTTGTGTTTCAGTCAGCAGTACTGCAATAAATATATAACATACAAGTTATTTTTTTAGAATCTCAGTTAACTTTTATAATGGACGTTCAAAATGAAAGGTATAAACCTCTAATATAATGTCAGTCATTTTCCTTACAGATGGTGACTTTAAAACAGTAATGCTTGTGTGAGCTGAGAAACGGAATTTGATTTCTATTCTGGAGTTTATTTTTTATAACAAGATTCCTTGTTTGCTACCTAACTGACTGATAAATATCCTCTGTATTCAAGTGATTTTCTTAGTTGCATTAACAGGCACTAAAACAAAAATTCAAACTTGGTATTACATTTccacctttttggttttttttgtgatttcttaGCCCATCATTCCAATGTATACTCAAAATGTCCGGGAAGGATATAGGATGTTTAAAGAAAGAAGTaagaactttaaaatatattttaaatatttggaatattttctccacttctctctctgatttctttttccttagattttgcttttcagacttcTGCTTACTTTGGATTCTCTAACACGCTTGCTGTGGGTCAGGAGTATCTCAAATATGGAAATAGCTTGTGTATACCTGGTTTGTGCTGTGTGATTTGGTTCTTTAATGCAGTCTTATTTCAGTGATCTGTTAAGTCTATCGAGCTTTGTTTTGGTGGACAGTTACCTAAATCTTGTCATTTCTTCTTGACTGTCAGACAAAGCATGCATTTTTAAGAAGTCTTACATATTAATCAGTTTCAAGTTTGGATTGTGTTTTCCATGACTATAATCTCACTTTTTCCTCCCTTAAACTATTTCAGGAATTTTTAGACAGTTGTATGAAAGTACTCGATTGCCGTTTACTCCTCCGTATGGAGGACTTCCCGTTAAATTTCGCACGTACATTGGGGAGCCAATCCCTTACGATCCAAATATAACTACAGAGGAATTAGTTGAGAAGGTAAGTTAACTCCTTGCAATATTAAAACACGCACTTTGCCCTCTATTATACATGCATTTAAAACTAGTTTTTTGTGTGCTTGAATAAAGACAAATACGCTTTCACTAGCTTGTTAAAGCAATGGGCAGTTGAGCTCCAGAATTATTTAACGTACAGATACCTACAAGTATGTATTGACATAGTAATAGTTGATTGGGATGCCCTCATCCTTTCAGAATGTGAGCTCTCTCTTCTTGGGATGCTAACTTTGTTTCTCCCATGCCTTTGATAACTGAAATGTAAATTATGTTTTAAGTTCAGTTTTCAGTAACTCGGAAAATAGATTTCATATATAACAAATACCTTTGAGAATCTTCTCTAAGTAACATAAGGCTCTAGAAACAAAGAGCTTTGGTCTCATGGTCAAaagaaaagtgttaaaaaaataatttgcatccaaaatataaaaatattttgagtacCTACAGCTTGGTGAAATCAGTGGTGCCCAGGAGCATAAAAACACTTATAGAGCCAAGGTTTAAGCATTTTTCAAAATAGTAATATAcagaaaatgcacttttaaaaatgtttcatacaAGATGAAAGGAGGgcttaatgcaaaaaaaaaagtataaaatctGCTATGGCCTAGGAATACACAGATCAAAACACCTGTTAGGAATCACTGATATAAAGAACACTTTACTGCCCCCCAAAAGTTGCAAGAAGgctagcttttctttctttttttttttttttttccctttttttaaggaTCTACTGCAGATTATTCTGGGCTTCACAGCAGTGAAACCAGAAAGACAGGTTTGGTCTGTTAGAAGGGAGCTGCCCCAGCAAGCTATCGAGTTTGGTCTTTGCAGGTTTAGGAGACTGGAAGCAGTATTAGTGCTAAGACTGCCCTTGCGGTTATCCATATTCTTGTATTTTCGGGGAACAGTATTCTGTGTACCTGCAAAACTGAAATTGAAATTTCCCATGATATTGATTTACGTTACTAAGTCAAGCCTTTGAACACCCACTTCAGTGGGAGTATGGTTAGGtcttcatagaatggtttgggttggaagggaccttaaagatcacctactcCCAACCCCaatgccaggggcagggacacctcccactagaccaggctgctcaaagccccatccagcctggccttgagcacttccagggatggggcatccacaacttccttgggcaacctgttccagtgtctcaccaccccgagtgaaaaatttcttcctgatacctaatctaaatctaccctcttcctgTTTGAAGCAagtacccctcgtcctatcactacatgccctcgtaaaaaagtccctccccatctctcccttaggccccctttaggtactggaaggccgctataaggtctccctggggccttctcttctgcaggctgaacaaccccaactctcagcggGTCcccatagaagaggtgctccagccctctgatcatcttctgtGCCTTGTATTAGTTACAAAAATGCAAACTTGAATGAGGTTTGAGATGAGTAGTGGCCTATCTGATCCTGCCCTGAAAAGGAGTCAGGATGTGAATTTGTCAGGAAAGGTTTGGCTACTCTTTTCTTATATTCCCAGTGATATTCTACCATCAATCTGGGGTTGGTCCCTGGAGTATGCATCCACCTGTACTTCAAGCTTAAGTACGTGAGGAAAAACTAAGGGAGATTATTTCTTGTCCCTagtagaaatacagaaaattttatgCATTCTCTTCACAATCTTGCATTTGAATCTCACGTAGAGTAAAAATGAGGAGAATTTAGATACGAATTCTCTTATTATGTGCATGCTGAGTATGATACAATTACAGAAGAATTCATGTTGGGAAGGACAGGCGGAGGTCCCTACTCCAAATTCCTGGTCCCAGCAAGGTCAGCTATGAGATCAGATGAGGTTTGTCAGGCTTTATCTAGTGCTTTTCCATCCCAGCGGTCAGGGACAGAGATCGCACAAACTTAATGTTTGCGTGTGTTAAAGGCTACTTGGACTTAGTAATGCCCAGGTTTGA of Rissa tridactyla isolate bRisTri1 chromosome 2, bRisTri1.patW.cur.20221130, whole genome shotgun sequence contains these proteins:
- the LOC128905769 gene encoding transmembrane protein 68-like isoform X2, yielding MIGGKESCASGQIPMTDLSCLAYVLEEWTVVELLKKYLFHIVIASLTMSAILFVFIVPLTILFFIYLSNILLLIYQRNSEVKADPLSEVWDSARKTIASFWDIYARIWHGYELHGVENLPEGPGILVYYHGAIPIDYLYFLSRLFLWKKRLCLSVADHFVFRLPGLKLLLEVTGVMPGTREECLIALKNGHLVSISPGGVREALFSDESYQLLWGNRKGFAQVALDAKVPIIPMYTQNVREGYRMFKERRIFRQLYESTRLPFTPPYGGLPVKFRTYIGEPIPYDPNITTEELVEKTKTAVQALISKHQTIPGSIWKALLERFDKRHKSD
- the LOC128905769 gene encoding transmembrane protein 68-like isoform X1, with product MIGGKESCASGQIPMTDLSCLAYVLEEWTVVELLKKYLFHIVIASLTMSAILFVFIVPLTILFFIYLSNILLLIYQRNSEVKADPLSEVWDSARKTIASFWDIYARIWHGYELHGVENLPEGPGILVYYHGAIPIDYLYFLSRLFLWKKRLCLSVADHFVFRLPGLKLLLEVTGVMPGTREECLIALKNGHLVSISPGGVREALFSDESYQLLWGNRKGFAQVALDAKVPIIPMYTQNVREGYRMFKERNFAFQTSAYFGFSNTLAVGIFRQLYESTRLPFTPPYGGLPVKFRTYIGEPIPYDPNITTEELVEKTKTAVQALISKHQTIPGSIWKALLERFDKRHKSD